GGCGCCTAGCTCGATCGATTCGCCGCACAGCGGGCAGATCTTTCGGTTCCGCAACGAGTGGAACATGTACAGGGAACGTCCGTGAAAGTCACCCGTATTCGCAACGGTGCCCATTTTTCCGGACTCGAGCATCGGGGCACCATTGCTTTGCTCACCGGCGCAAGGAGCCGGGCGAGCGAGTCGTTACGAGAACCTCCGGTTCGCTGGCCTCGCTGAACTGCGGTCTGAACGTCGATCAAGCGCTCTCGCGGTCGACTATCCTGAAGCCCGTATCGACTCTCAGCGCAGGCAAGGGCGCCGCTTTCGCGTCCAGCCTCGCCACAAGCGCTTGCGCGGCAAGCCTGCCAATCGAAGCACCGTCGATTCGCACGGTCGACAGCGAGGGGTGGACGTGAGCCGCCGTGCTGAGATCGCCGAAACCCATGACGGCTACATCGCGGGGAATCGCGATGCCACGCTTTGCAGCCTCGGCGAGGATTCCCTGTGCGAGCGTATCCGTGCTGCACACGATGACTTCGGGTAAGGCGTTCTCGAGCAGGCGCACGAACCCTTCGCGTCCGGTTTGCAGGGTGGCGGGGGCGGGCAGCACCACCATCGGGACGTCGCCGACGCCGTGGCGCTTCAGTTCGTCGATGATGCTCGCGCTCCGCCGCAAGCCTCTGGGATCATCGGCCGACAGAATCGCGAACCGCCGAAAGTCCTTCAGCAGAAGATGACGCGCGACGGCAATGCCGACCGCTTCGTGCGAAAAGCCGATCAGCATGTCGATCGGATCATCAGTGAGATCCCATATCTCGACGATCGGCACCCTGGTTCTGCGCAGTCGCTCGCGGGTGCGCGGCGAATGGTCGGTGCCGGTCAGGACGATCGCGTCTGGCCGCCGTCCGAGCAGTGTTTCGACAAGCTGCTCTTCGCGCTCCGGCAGGTAGTCGGTCAGCCCGAGCAAGGTCTGATAGCCCGCTGCGGCAAGCGTCGACATCATGGTCTGCACCATGTCCGTGAAGATCGAGGTTGCAATTGTCGGCAGCAGAAGGGCAATCAAATGACTCCGGCTCGTTGCCAAGGCCCCGGCAAGCAAGTTCGGCACGTAGCCGGTGGCGCGTACGGCGTCCATGACGCGCTGCCGCGTCTCTTCGCGCACGAGTTCCGGGCGTTTGAGGGTGCGCGACACCGTCATTGCCGTCA
The sequence above is a segment of the Caballeronia sp. Lep1P3 genome. Coding sequences within it:
- a CDS encoding LacI family DNA-binding transcriptional regulator, with product MEDSVTAAAGQIPRTNDSVTLEDVARLAGVTAMTVSRTLKRPELVREETRQRVMDAVRATGYVPNLLAGALATSRSHLIALLLPTIATSIFTDMVQTMMSTLAAAGYQTLLGLTDYLPEREEQLVETLLGRRPDAIVLTGTDHSPRTRERLRRTRVPIVEIWDLTDDPIDMLIGFSHEAVGIAVARHLLLKDFRRFAILSADDPRGLRRSASIIDELKRHGVGDVPMVVLPAPATLQTGREGFVRLLENALPEVIVCSTDTLAQGILAEAAKRGIAIPRDVAVMGFGDLSTAAHVHPSLSTVRIDGASIGRLAAQALVARLDAKAAPLPALRVDTGFRIVDRESA